A single Gemmatimonadota bacterium DNA region contains:
- a CDS encoding DUF2723 domain-containing protein translates to MVAYRVVSLTGMAVAFLVSLAVYTRTIAPTVPFWDGGEFIAASYILGIPHPPGSPLYILIGRLFTVLPDLGMGIAWLVNFSSCLFSALTLTAVYLVIVKAVTLNRDRDRLSLYESLAVCCSALTGGLLLAFSDTFWFNAVEAETYALSMLCMMTCTWLMLHWIERHEQNGSERYLFLVGYLAFLGIAVHMFTMLILPAAFLCVVFTDRVIRSNRKLVLLCAAMGLILFSVVASIDVFFVAVPLAIAGLVLTRGRLPWGYLVLLCIAAVAVMFFGMEGVGAYNGLPLIVIGGFEATFGTVMFSLALVSAALALVSATADDPGRYKWPFWTVVLFLAVLGYSVNFYVPIRAAQQPIINENDPSTWQNFEGFLERKQYGQESMFESMFNRKGSWSSQFGNGENMGFWRFFSRQFSAPSFPFWLFPVLLVALGIISQVERDRRSTVFLGAMLLICSVGLILYMNFSDGSRGIQREVRIRDYFYTPAFVFAAVLMGIGVRSLLHQVGVWLGRLRLPVEKGTAGIAVLMTALPLVPFAYHYESHSREGNYIPYDYAYNMLESCDENGLIFTNGDNDTFTLWFLQEVEGLRKDVRVINLSLLNTNWYIKQLKHMEPRVPITLADETIDMLNIQGWEEREVSRAGITWTVPPAGMLGEDIGYLRVQDLMILHILEQNNWEKPVYFAVTVSPENDVGLVDYMQLEGMVWQVLPDPDPDLMDVERTRHNLWNVYQYRGIADPQVYKDPQVRTLLRNYTVSFHQLALNQWRRGRPDQAIETIEKYLEYDITNGALERLMLIQFNADRGEFAGVEDLASELAGEFSTFDGYTILSQSLRRLGREAEAAELLERGVSAHPEYATGYDQLVNLYFRMDDSDRMLETLERWQRIAPGDTVVQDMIEDLKEAGDASDASAP, encoded by the coding sequence ATGGTTGCTTATCGCGTTGTTTCCCTGACCGGCATGGCGGTGGCGTTCCTCGTGTCGCTGGCCGTGTATACCAGGACCATCGCGCCCACGGTGCCCTTCTGGGACGGCGGCGAATTCATCGCGGCGTCCTATATCCTGGGCATCCCCCATCCACCGGGATCCCCGCTCTACATTCTGATCGGCCGGCTCTTCACCGTACTGCCCGACCTGGGCATGGGCATTGCCTGGCTGGTGAATTTCTCTTCGTGCCTCTTCAGCGCGCTCACGTTGACGGCCGTTTACCTGGTCATCGTGAAGGCGGTTACACTCAATCGGGACCGGGACAGACTGTCCCTCTACGAAAGCCTGGCCGTCTGTTGCAGCGCATTGACGGGCGGGCTTCTGCTGGCCTTCTCCGATACGTTCTGGTTCAACGCGGTGGAAGCCGAAACCTACGCGCTTTCCATGCTGTGCATGATGACCTGTACCTGGTTGATGCTGCACTGGATCGAACGGCACGAGCAGAACGGCAGCGAACGTTATCTCTTCCTGGTCGGCTACCTGGCCTTTCTCGGCATCGCCGTGCACATGTTCACCATGCTGATTCTGCCGGCCGCGTTCCTCTGCGTGGTCTTCACGGACCGGGTCATCCGTTCGAACCGGAAGCTGGTGCTGCTCTGCGCGGCCATGGGTCTGATCCTGTTCAGCGTCGTGGCTTCCATCGACGTGTTTTTCGTTGCGGTGCCTCTGGCCATCGCCGGACTGGTCCTCACCAGGGGGCGGTTGCCGTGGGGCTACCTGGTACTGCTGTGCATCGCCGCCGTCGCCGTGATGTTCTTCGGCATGGAAGGGGTGGGCGCATACAATGGACTTCCACTGATCGTGATCGGCGGATTCGAGGCCACGTTCGGCACGGTGATGTTCAGCCTGGCGCTGGTGAGCGCAGCCCTTGCCCTGGTCTCGGCCACGGCCGACGATCCCGGGCGCTACAAGTGGCCGTTCTGGACGGTGGTGCTCTTTCTCGCCGTACTGGGTTATTCCGTGAACTTCTACGTGCCGATCCGTGCGGCCCAGCAGCCCATCATCAACGAGAACGATCCGTCGACCTGGCAGAACTTCGAGGGGTTCCTGGAACGCAAGCAGTACGGCCAGGAAAGCATGTTCGAATCGATGTTCAACAGAAAGGGCAGCTGGTCCTCCCAGTTCGGAAACGGAGAAAACATGGGGTTCTGGCGCTTCTTTTCCCGTCAGTTCAGCGCCCCGTCCTTTCCCTTCTGGCTCTTTCCCGTCCTGCTGGTCGCCCTGGGTATCATTTCCCAGGTGGAACGGGACCGCCGAAGCACGGTATTCCTGGGCGCCATGCTGCTGATCTGCAGTGTCGGGCTCATCCTCTACATGAACTTTTCGGACGGTTCGCGCGGCATACAGCGGGAGGTCCGCATCCGGGACTACTTCTACACCCCCGCCTTCGTATTCGCCGCGGTGCTGATGGGGATCGGCGTCCGGTCACTGCTGCACCAGGTCGGCGTCTGGCTGGGCAGGCTGCGGCTGCCCGTGGAGAAAGGAACGGCCGGCATCGCCGTGCTGATGACCGCGCTGCCCCTGGTCCCCTTTGCCTATCACTACGAGTCCCACTCCCGGGAAGGCAATTACATACCCTACGACTACGCCTACAACATGCTGGAATCCTGCGACGAGAACGGTCTCATCTTCACGAACGGCGACAACGACACCTTCACGCTCTGGTTCCTCCAGGAAGTGGAAGGTCTCCGCAAGGACGTGCGGGTAATAAATCTCAGTCTCCTCAACACGAACTGGTACATCAAGCAACTGAAGCACATGGAGCCCAGGGTGCCCATCACACTGGCCGACGAGACCATCGACATGCTGAACATCCAGGGCTGGGAAGAACGGGAAGTGAGCCGCGCGGGCATTACGTGGACCGTGCCCCCGGCCGGCATGCTGGGCGAGGACATCGGGTATCTCAGGGTACAGGACCTGATGATCCTGCATATACTGGAGCAGAACAACTGGGAAAAACCCGTATACTTCGCCGTGACCGTCTCGCCGGAGAACGACGTGGGCCTGGTTGACTACATGCAGCTGGAAGGCATGGTCTGGCAGGTCCTTCCGGATCCCGACCCGGACCTGATGGACGTGGAGCGGACCCGGCACAACCTCTGGAACGTCTACCAGTACCGCGGCATAGCGGATCCGCAAGTCTACAAGGACCCGCAGGTCCGCACTCTCCTGCGGAATTACACCGTGTCCTTCCATCAACTGGCGTTGAACCAGTGGCGACGCGGCCGGCCGGACCAGGCCATCGAGACCATCGAGAAGTACCTGGAGTACGACATAACGAACGGCGCGCTTGAACGGCTGATGCTCATACAGTTCAACGCCGACCGGGGCGAATTTGCCGGCGTCGAGGACCTGGCGTCGGAGCTGGCGGGAGAATTCAGTACCTTCGACGGGTATACCATTCTGAGCCAGTCCCTGCGGAGACTGGGCCGCGAGGCTGAGGCCGCCGAGCTGCTGGAACGGGGCGTTTCCGCCCATCCCGAATACGCCACGGGATACGATCAACTGGTGAATCTCTATTTCCGGATGGATGATTCGGACCGCATGCTT